A single Tenacibaculum sp. Bg11-29 DNA region contains:
- a CDS encoding gliding motility-associated C-terminal domain-containing protein, translating into MRNLAFILFSSYLSAQTAFFNSGNVQLHDGAKIGFHTDVINNGVLNNYIGFAGFYANTETRIISGNNRIAFFDVEIDASNNLELQNSLGVRNQLDFINGTVITPRNNPNISLDFINYDSYAGEDDIRHVDGYSSIKGGNPSFTFPIGDGTLLRPMRIPNKNQYDLFKGAYFYEDPNSPITFSTNFLTNQKQVMLENISNLEFWDLDGSKETRITLTWDARSDISAISDQISLLTVVGWSITENRWENLSVLNVTGDLTTGEITSAVFVPDNYEVITIGSIVKDVIEIDSNNILISPNGDNLNDFLVFDEVAQYSNNNLVIFNRWGNIVYQTDEYKNNWNGISSGRATFKKVDKLPDGTYFYVLKLGDTPASLITEKKGWVYIHR; encoded by the coding sequence ATGAGAAACTTAGCCTTTATATTATTTTCATCTTATTTATCTGCACAAACAGCCTTTTTTAATTCAGGAAATGTGCAATTACATGATGGTGCTAAAATTGGTTTTCATACCGATGTGATAAATAATGGTGTCTTGAATAATTATATTGGTTTTGCTGGATTTTATGCTAATACTGAAACTAGAATTATTTCTGGTAATAATAGAATAGCATTCTTTGATGTTGAAATTGATGCTTCAAACAATCTAGAGCTTCAAAATTCTTTAGGTGTAAGAAATCAATTAGATTTTATAAACGGTACAGTAATTACGCCAAGAAATAACCCAAATATTTCTCTTGACTTTATAAATTACGATAGCTATGCAGGAGAAGATGATATAAGACATGTTGATGGGTACTCATCAATAAAAGGAGGCAATCCAAGTTTTACTTTTCCTATTGGTGATGGTACTTTACTACGCCCAATGAGAATACCAAATAAAAATCAATACGATTTATTTAAAGGAGCATATTTTTATGAAGATCCTAACTCTCCTATTACTTTTTCTACAAATTTCTTAACGAATCAAAAACAAGTAATGCTTGAGAATATTAGTAATCTTGAGTTTTGGGATTTAGATGGAAGTAAAGAAACTAGAATTACATTAACTTGGGATGCTAGAAGCGATATTTCTGCTATTTCTGATCAAATTTCATTACTAACCGTAGTTGGCTGGAGTATTACCGAGAACAGATGGGAAAACTTAAGTGTTTTAAATGTTACTGGTGATTTAACTACCGGTGAAATTACATCAGCTGTATTTGTACCCGACAATTATGAAGTAATTACAATTGGTTCAATTGTAAAAGATGTTATAGAAATAGATAGTAACAATATATTAATATCACCAAATGGTGATAATCTTAATGATTTTTTAGTTTTTGATGAAGTAGCCCAATATTCAAACAATAATCTTGTTATTTTTAATCGTTGGGGAAACATAGTATACCAAACTGATGAATATAAAAATAATTGGAATGGTATATCATCAGGTAGAGCCACCTTTAAAAAAGTAGATAAGTTACCTGATGGAACGTATTTTTATGTTTTAAAACTAGGAGATACACCTGCTTCTTTAATTACAGAAAAAAAAGGATGGGTTTATATTCATAGATAA
- a CDS encoding D-alanine--D-alanine ligase, which produces MRKNNTIEKLTNWEHWPTAMFYVPNLPYAFYLAFKAKHLAFFSAANPCIKSSGNGTESKYETIMLVPKEYRPKSILVKPNADFYNVLIDIQKQKITFPLIAKPDVGFRGLLVKKINSEAALRSYLEKYPINIIIQEFLDYENECGIFYHRNPESETGKITSITLKRFLSVIGNGKHTLKELILKDNRARLYLELFSEIHKKKLNTIPKKNETVKLTAIGNHSKGTQFINGNHLISDTLIKSFDKLNKAIPGWFYGRIDLKYNSFSSLENGLDFKILEINGILAEPTHIYDSENYTYFKALKSIRNHWRNVYEIATINNKKFKTPYKSPKLFTSEMIELKRHVKKIKKIC; this is translated from the coding sequence TTGAGAAAAAATAATACCATAGAAAAACTTACAAATTGGGAACATTGGCCAACAGCCATGTTTTACGTTCCAAATTTGCCCTATGCTTTTTACTTAGCATTTAAAGCAAAACACCTTGCCTTTTTTAGCGCAGCAAATCCATGTATAAAAAGTTCTGGAAATGGCACTGAAAGCAAATACGAGACTATTATGTTGGTTCCGAAAGAATACAGACCTAAATCAATACTCGTAAAACCTAATGCTGATTTTTATAATGTTCTAATTGATATTCAAAAACAAAAAATAACATTCCCTTTAATTGCTAAACCAGATGTTGGATTCAGAGGTTTATTAGTCAAAAAAATAAACTCAGAAGCAGCGTTAAGAAGTTATTTAGAAAAATACCCTATTAATATTATTATACAAGAGTTTCTTGATTATGAAAATGAATGTGGCATTTTTTATCACCGCAACCCCGAAAGTGAAACAGGTAAAATTACTTCTATAACATTAAAACGTTTTTTATCTGTTATAGGAAACGGAAAACATACTTTAAAAGAATTAATTTTAAAAGACAATAGGGCTCGTTTGTACCTTGAGTTGTTTTCTGAAATTCATAAAAAAAAATTAAATACTATTCCTAAAAAAAATGAAACTGTAAAACTTACAGCTATAGGAAATCACTCAAAAGGAACTCAATTTATTAATGGTAATCACTTAATTAGTGACACTTTAATTAAAAGTTTCGATAAACTTAATAAAGCTATTCCTGGATGGTTTTACGGCAGGATTGATTTAAAATACAATTCATTCTCTTCTTTAGAAAATGGTCTTGATTTCAAAATCCTTGAGATTAATGGGATTTTAGCAGAACCGACACATATATACGACTCTGAAAACTACACCTATTTTAAAGCTCTAAAATCAATAAGAAATCATTGGCGAAATGTGTATGAAATAGCTACTATAAATAATAAAAAGTTTAAAACACCTTATAAAAGCCCCAAGTTATTCACCTCTGAGATGATAGAATTAAAAAGACATGTTAAAAAAATAAAAAAAATATGTTAA